In Kitasatospora sp. NBC_00240, the following are encoded in one genomic region:
- a CDS encoding phosphopantetheine-binding protein, with the protein MSDSAVTTDAELRGQVLRSIGDLLPRVLKRELAEVPENACLFDDLGLTSAGTLELILELEESLDIQVDVEEIGEDDLRSVASLADFVAGHVIPED; encoded by the coding sequence ATGTCAGACTCCGCGGTAACGACCGACGCCGAACTGCGCGGCCAGGTCCTCCGAAGCATCGGTGACCTGCTGCCGCGCGTACTGAAGCGGGAACTCGCGGAGGTACCGGAGAACGCCTGCCTCTTCGACGACCTCGGCCTGACCTCGGCCGGCACCCTGGAACTCATCCTGGAGCTGGAGGAGTCGCTCGACATCCAGGTCGACGTGGAGGAGATTGGCGAGGACGACCTGCGGTCGGTCGCCAGCCTGGCCGACTTCGTCGCCGGACACGTCATCCCCGAGGACTGA
- a CDS encoding 4'-phosphopantetheinyl transferase superfamily protein produces MIRTDQPAPVVHRLRQLLDRTELHRAGAGRDPERTDRFTVVHGVVRLLAAERLGVAPGDLAWRRGPHGKPEPVPDESAAGSRLRLSWSASGALAVLALAEGRRVGADVEEIRDERVAARVASRYFPDSDVRFVAAARSPGARAERFTRLWCRREACVKVYGGRLAQGLGLPMAGPAPLRLPDAGPLDPGPCWVRDVPVPGPFRAAVAVEGDRPFLVRRLRWTASAGLPATR; encoded by the coding sequence GTGATCCGGACCGACCAGCCCGCACCGGTCGTCCACCGGCTGCGCCAACTGCTCGACCGCACCGAACTCCACCGGGCCGGCGCCGGCCGCGACCCCGAACGGACCGACCGGTTCACCGTGGTGCACGGCGTCGTCCGGCTGCTCGCCGCCGAGCGGCTCGGGGTGGCCCCCGGCGACCTGGCCTGGCGCCGCGGCCCGCACGGCAAGCCGGAGCCGGTGCCCGACGAGTCTGCGGCCGGCTCCCGACTGCGGCTCAGCTGGTCGGCCTCCGGCGCTCTCGCCGTGCTGGCCCTGGCCGAGGGGCGGCGGGTCGGTGCGGACGTCGAGGAGATCAGGGACGAACGGGTGGCGGCCCGGGTCGCCAGCCGCTACTTCCCCGACAGTGACGTGCGGTTCGTGGCGGCGGCCCGCTCACCCGGCGCCCGGGCCGAGCGCTTCACCCGCCTCTGGTGCCGCCGCGAGGCCTGCGTCAAGGTGTACGGCGGGCGGCTCGCCCAGGGCCTCGGGCTGCCCATGGCCGGCCCGGCCCCGCTGCGGCTGCCGGACGCCGGCCCGCTGGACCCGGGGCCCTGCTGGGTCCGGGACGTCCCCGTGCCGGGGCCGTTCCGTGCCGCCGTCGCGGTCGAGGGCGACCGCCCGTTCCTGGTCCGCCGCCTGCGGTGGACCGCATCCGCCGGCCTCCCGGCCACCCGTTGA